The nucleotide window AAGATACACTAAACCGGGCACAGGATTTGAAAATTCACACCTTAATGTCCCACATCACCAAGTAGCTGAAAGGGGGCATCAGAGGATTTGCTTACCTTCTATTGAACCTGTCACTTGCCTATTGTTCAAAGGTTGGTTAACCATTAGGGTCTCCTTTATACCACCAGCAATCTGtttcttgttatttgttttttgttattgtaataaaaaaagaaaacttgctttATCTGCAAAGTTTATTTCACAGAGCACACATATAAATGCAGGTGTAACAGTGTTCCAACATGTGACATTGGTGCAGAAAAATACCAGAAATTCATTTGTTACGATGATTGTCTCTGCCTTCTATATGAAAGAGCTCCTGTATAAAAATAGTTTTCGAATCTAAGGCACCAAGCTCTAATCTATAACAATGGTACAGTACTCTGAATGGCAAAGAGCTAAGGAATCAGAAAGAAGGCCTTTCTTTTGCTAATCCAAGGCTGGTGGCTAGAAAGGAACATGGACTTGCTTCAAACTCCTTTATGATTCACCAGAAAACTATTAGCAGTAGGACAACTGCTGTGCATTCAAGTTTTAGTCAAGGGCGTGTATTAAGCAGAATTTGACGGATGTCAGGAAACCTATcccgtgtgtgtatgtgcgtacAAATGTGTGTATGCAaatgcgtgtgcacgtgtgtacgTGTGCGTCCATGTGTGCACACCTCTCTATCGTGGGGCCCAAAGAATGGCACTATTCCTGTGTTCACTTGCAGCCAGCAGCTAGAGAAAGGCAAGCAAATCGGCTCCACATGCCAAGGCCGAGTGTGCActgcagggcagggctggcaAGCACAAGGACAAATAGATGGCACACTGTGAACTGGGGAAATGGCACGTGCCCCACCAGACAACAGCCAGGTACTGCTTTAGGTACAATCAAAACACTATGCATGTTTGAAAATAAACCCCAAAGTGCACTTCAAAAGGTGATGGTGATGAGCACAAAGGGTGCTACAACTGTCCCAAGATCACACTTTCCAACACTCCTAGCCTGTGGGGGTGTCAGGGCCTGTGCGCTCAGGTGATGGCACAGTTGAACACATGTATACCTAATGGTTAACATGTAACTTAACAGTATTTTGCAGCCTCGCCTTTGTCTATTAGAGACAATCCAGCAAAGCTCTTGTGAGCAATCCTGAGTCCCTCACACACCCTATGTGTCCTCTATGAGATTGAATGTCAGCTTTGAATTGCTAAAGTGACATAGCTGTTAAACAGAATAAGCATTATTTTAAGAGAGGAAATTACTCCTTGGTTTACAAGCTCAAGAGTCACCACTTCATAAAGGCACCCTTGATGTGCACTCACACACCCTGGCTGGAAAACAAGAACGAGACAGTGGAAGTAtttacaggaaaacaaaaatgactttttaCTCAGAATCCTTGCTGTGGGCAAGAGTCAAGATGGTATGTGCATCTTCTGAGATACATGTTAAGGTGTCTGTCtgatgttttccctttttttgatGATCATTTTCTTGGCCAGGTTCAAATTAGAGGCAGAAAGACTAGGGGAGATGGGACTAGAAGTGGAGATCCACAGCAGATGATCAATTCTCTTCTGGGCTGTGCGAAGTTTACATATCTgaccagagggaaaaagaaaaagaacagtgaagATGCTGGTCTCACTGCCACTGGGCGCCAGCCTCTCTTCATGGTAGGTGCGGGACCTTTGGAAACCCCCTCCCCAACCCAACGCAGCTGACACACTGGTGCCCTCAGAACCCCAGCCGCCAAACAGGCCCAAGCTGTCTCTCAATTTTGAAGAAAGCttcctaaaggaaagaaaagcaaaggtctTCTGGCTTCAGAAAGTCAGATGGAGAGACTAAATCTAAAAGTATCATGAATCATGTGTCCTAAACAATTATCTGCCTGCCGTAAAGCAGCTGATGGATCAGAGGGGCTGACAAGAACTGACTTTGTGTATCTAGTAGGAAATGCAGGGTGTCAAAACTAGAATCAAGTCATTTGTTCTCAAAACCAACTTAAATGGAAGACTCTTTGATATGAAGGTAGCCTTTAGACCCACCACCATCTCCCTACTTGCCTCAAAGTTACAGGATGCCAAGAAGGCCCTGCAAGAGCCAGAAGCAGGAGGGTTCGTGGCCAACTGCCTTTCAAGCAAGGTGAAAATAGGAGGAGGCCTTACCCGGTGGAGCAGgaacagatttgtttttcttgtcgTCTAAAGGCAACTGGGGACTCTGGTGGAATGTCATGGAACCTTTCAGATGGTATTTTCGGCTATCAGGAGGGATACTGGACATAAGGGGCTCTGCCTCATTTCTGATGTCAATAATCTTGTCACAGATCCACTCCTGTGCCTCTGGATATAAACTCTTGGAAGGTCCCACGGTGTTACAGTTTTCACTTGCCTTTCTGGTTTTTGCTGCACGGCTGGTCATTCTTTTGGTGGACGATCTGGAAAGAAAGGCTTGTGTTAGAATCCTGACTAACCACAGACCAAAGTTTTGTCCCAAATAAAGCTTTCTCCTTTAATTAACTTCTAAGAGAGATCTTGGAAGTAACTTATCCTTCAGAATCCTAGTATGGAAAGGCTGGAAGGGACCCTGGAGATCACAGAACACACTGGTTTCCAAATTGTGTCCTACAAAGTCCCAGGGTTCAGCGAACACTAAGCAGGGCTAGGAGCAGCTAAGCACGCAGGGCTCCAGAAGCCCTGTTGCCCACTTCATGCTGACATGGGATGCCACCAGAACAGTCAACTGAGGATGAATGTGGCTTTCCTAGCTCCGGTGCTCAGCTCAGCCCATCACTGTGCTTCTCAGCCCATTGTGTTCCAGTGGGCTTTGTAGGTTTGTGTCTTTTTAGGCAATCCCCAGGGAGAATTCCTAAGAATCTACCCACTCTTCAAACCTAACTTCTGATTCTCAGTTTCACTATATATAAAATGACATCTGTACTGAAGTCAGACTTGcaattattagaattaaaataaataggcaaCATAAAACACCTGGTATGCAGCAGTCACTCAATGTCCCCCCTTTCTGGATTTTATGAGCAGATGCTAACCACTGTGCACAAAAGCACAGCTTAGAGCCAGATGTACCTGGTTTGAATGTGGGCTCTGCCCTTTCACAATGGGATGTTGGGCAAATAAGGCCCTTAAtctctccgtgcctcagtttcctcgtctgtaaaagtGAAGTTGATAGCCCTTACCTAGCAAGGCTGCTGTGGGGATTGGTTTATTTCTGGAAGTACTTGACCCAGTGCTTGGTACAAACTAAGAGCTCAGTCAATAATCGTGTATGACTCCCACCAAATTTATTCTGATAAGCTCGCTGAGCAACTCACCTGGTACCCTTCGCCTGAGCCAAAGGGTCTTTCGCACTTTTTTGTCTGAAGGTTTTCATGTcgtcattaaaaaatgtttttgtctcTCTATGGACTTGGCCAGAAGTGGCATCTAAAAACACCAGCTTGGGAGTGTTcttcttcatgtttttaaaatgtgttttgagtTTTGTGGATGAATCCATGCCATTTATAAAGGcttggaaaacaaaaggaagaagattAAAACTGGAGTTTTGACAACGGAGACAACAGAAGGTGAAGGCTGTGATTGTGGTAGGCCAGGGCACAGCCAGCTGCCTCAAGGCAGGGAGGGCCATGCAGTGGGATTATGGGGTGCAAGGTGCTGCCCGGTGCACATGCCTCCTCTGGTCTCAAAGCACAAAGGGGCCATCTCTAAGGAACCTGACCTCTTTCCTCTGCCAGGCAAAAGTGGTAGGCCAGAAGGCAGCGGGCAACAGGCAGCAAGCTTCTTACCCCTCCTCCTGACTACCCACCTGTCCAATCCCACCTCTTATTTTAGCCTCAATCCCAGTGCTATCTCCTACCTTCACCTTTCCTCAGGGCCTGAAGCAGACCCTACACCTAGCCCTGCTCCTACTGCTCTGTTCTCACTGCATTTGGGCCAACCAGCTTGTGGCAGTATCACTGTTTGCTCCTCTGTTTCCCCAAGGCCTCCCTTGAGGGTATGCTTCCTCCTTTCTGTATCTCTGCTAcccctacagagagcctgacttgcGTATTCATATCCATTTGTGGGATAAAGAGTGGACAACAGTGTTTTCTCAAGTGCCTGGTACTGCTGCCAGAAAGTGGTTCCTCCTCATGAGGGACTCAGCCTTCCATTTCAGAGGGCTCTCAGATCACAAGAGGTGTTGTGTTTCTCCCAGTGAGGTGGGAAGCGGTATTCTACCTGTGTGTGCTCATTCATGAAAGCCGCATAAGGCCAGGAGCTAGGAAATGCTAGTAAGCCTCACATTCCGGTAAGAGCTACTACCTACAGCCTACGTCACAACCTGTACAAGAATAATATTTGCCACTGTAGTGGGCTTTACTGAGAGCTGTCTATGCATCAGGTACTATTCTTAGCATGACATGGATCAGCCCATGGCAATCTCGTGCTACCTTAAGAGGACCACATTAGCTTCCCCTTTTTCAGGTAGGAAAACTGAGTACAGAGAGGTTCAGTAagttgcccaaagccacacagctcaGAAGCAAAGGAGCCCCTAGATGAACTCAGTCCAGATCCTATACGGTGACTAACAGAACTCAAAAGGCAAGCAAACCTGATGGATGCGGGTCATCAGAAGAACCATCGTCACTTTCCGACTCATCCTCATCATCCGCCTCGTCCTCCTCGTATGTGTTGTCAACAAAGGTTTCTGCAGCCTAGGATGAGAAAAGGAGTCATGATTGCATCTATATTCCATCAGCCTGATTTGGTCATTTCAAAGAAAACAGGTTCATGCTGGACTAATTGATGGCTATTTTTCATCACTTcaattaaaggttaaaaaaaaaatctaacctctAACAGGTGGCTCTAGTTGTCTTTCAGTTAGGGAGATACTCAAGAATGAAAGACTTCTCTGAGTGAGCAGATGGCAATGGTTTTGGGTTGGCATGTGGCCTTTGTTGCTCAGAGTCCAAACTAAGCCATAGTAGGGCCAATTGATGAACAGCTAAAAAAAATTCACGGCTGTCTCGAGAGGAGGCCACTTCTCAGGCCAGTGGGCTAACTGATCTTTGTGTCTCCACACTTTCCAGAAATgacagttctattttaaattttcatgataTGAATGACCACACATGGGAACTGGAAAGAGCCAAAATACCAGTTTGGTAACACAAAGGGTTAAAAGTCCAGAATCTGGAGGGAAAAGGCCTTCTAGAGGCATGTGACACATCAAAAGACAGGATTGCTGGGGTAGAAAATACTTGTGAAATAGACCCCCAAAAGCAGTtacaataaaggagaaaaaattgcTCAATTTGAAGTTCATGAAAATGAACTTCTGTTCAACAAAAGGCCTTATGAGAATATGAGACAAACTACAGCAATACCTACATATCTGTAGGGCTCATAAGCAGAGCAGGTAAAAAAAACTCCTACACATCACTAAGGAGGCCAACCACCAAACAGAAACATGGACAAAGGACTCGACAAGGCACTTCACCAAAGTAGATCTCAAATGGCCAAAAAGTAGATGAAAAGGCACTCGAGTTCATTTATCATCAGAAACTACTAAACAGTTCAGTAGTGTGCATATTAAGAACTTCTATCCAGCAGCAGACCAAGTTAGGATAGGCTATGAACTGGGAGAAGATCTATGCAGCACAAACGAGCAGAAAAGTAATATCATCCAGAACAGTGAAGAACCACAAGTCAGTGAGAAAAGAGAAGTATCAACCCAAAGGCTTTGGGCACAGACTCGAACAAGCATCTCACACAAGAAAAAACAGGATAGCTAATTAAAGATAAGAGAACGAGCTCCACTTTTTTCATAATCAGGGACAAGGGAGACTGATGCTTAAGTTACCACCAAATCAGCAAAAATGGAAAAGTCGGCAAGAAGGTGAAGCTACAGAAATTCTTATGTACTGCCGGCAGGGACACACAGAGTACCTTTGATGTATTTGAATCTGTCTTCCTCGTCCGCTTCATTATTTCCTCAATTCTctatttcaaggaaaataaaaaatcaaacacaaaaacggattaaaaacaaacccacaatccTGAAGAAGTTGATTACTTGTTTTCCACAAGCAGACAGCATCAGTACTGCTCCCAAGCCACAGATTTAACCACCTTGAGACCTTGGGTCAGCAGCCACACATCCTCCCAACCCCAGTATCAGTCATCTGGACAACATCTTGAGTGGTAGTAGCTAATGTTTTAGTCTGAACAGACCATGACTGaagcaaatattaatgaaaagaatGCACCCCAATGATGTGACATTGACAGAAGTCTGTTACTGGAAAGAATACACACATGAgagggaaataatttttcttccctGTGCACACCTCCTTCCCTGGTGAGAGACAGGCCTTGTAGCCTGAATGGGGGCCTCCTCTGATGCCAGAGGATCCCGATGAGTTGCACAAAGTGAGGTCCCATCTGATGAACAGCCCACACCACGGACTTCGAGAGAAGCCTGaacctcctgctccctcccactAAGCTGCTTGCAGTTTCCAGCCCAGTTTGGAAGAAACTAACTTCTGCCAACCCCTCCCTGTGACTGGAGGGATTCTTTCAAAGGAGCTTTGTTCCCAGAGGTTTGTGATATTGAGGTGTCACTATAGTGGTCACCAGTGGTCCATGATAGATAAGGTCAATAAGGGGAGACCCTTCCATAGTAGGGGGGAGATCCTTAGATAAAGAAGAGAGTTGCAGTGGGAAAACTACCAGAGGCTAGCATGCCACTTACTTGTGATTTTCAAGAACATGTTTTGATATCATGTGCCCaatgttatttttgaaaagaaccaAACCTCCAAAATAGAATGAAAGAGtaccttcttcctttctaatcgcTCTTGCAAATTCTGTAACATaattctctcctgctccttcttgCGTTTGTCAGCCTCCTCCTGAGCTTTTATCTTGGCGTCCCCTTTCTAAAAAATTTGCATAAAGATACCATTTATTCTCAATATATGAGTGATAACTGAAAACAATAGCTGAAAAAGTTAAATAGTTAAATGTTATCCAGCATAAAAGAATGTAACCTGAATGACAGCACCTATACACACCACACTCATGAATTACCAGTTTTCAAAGCATTAACTAAAAATGCACAAAACTAGGCTATCCTCTTGAGGATTTAGAAGCAACGTCAGTCCCCTCCAGGACCTCAGGGTTATCATTATACTGGTTATCAGGCCACTACAGTTTCAAAGTAAGTGATTATTTAGCTATCCATCAACACAGAAACAGGAGCCAAAAGTCTTACACCTTTCAAAAGCACGGAGAGGTTCCTTAAAGGTAGCTTCCTGAGGAATGCAAACGCACACAACCACTTACACAACATATAAGTGATTAAGTGATATACTAAAACTGGAATGAATATTAAGTAGGCTAGGTAGTGTTAATAATTcaaactgagggatccctgggtggcgcagcggtttggcgcctgcctttggcccagggcgtgatcctggagacccgggatcgaatcccacatcagtctcccggtgcatggagcctgcttctccctctgcctatgtctctgtgcccctctctctctctctctgtgactatcataaataaataaaaattaaaaaaaaaataataataataataattcaaactGAGTGTAGTCTGAGCTCagtttatagatttatttacCAGGTGATTTGAATTTGCATGGATAAGACATTCTTACTGGGGAACTGGAGGACTTTAAACTTTTCGAGGCATTCATAATTTTTATCGTCTCTGTTGGAGTTTAAGGAGTGCAGCTGTGAGCGTTGCCACAGAGTGCAAGATTGGGAAAACTCACATAGGACATTTAATCTGCGTGAGCAATGGGATTTCCTGAAACCAAGCTGCAATGTTGTTTAtgtagacaaaataaaaaactactaATCTGTAATTCTCagctttctgcttctgtttcacTTGGAAAATATTCTACGATTTTGCCAAGGGTGGCTGGGAATGACTTGTAGTAGCTTTGGGTAGCAGCTAGACTATAATGGGAAAATACAGCCAGTGAAGGCTACATATCTGTTCACCATCTTTCTTGGAGAGACAGATTTTTGCCTTGGGTTTCcaatgaattttagaatctgCTTCTCAACCCCTGATAGAGAGCCAACAAACCTGTAGCAGCACTTTCCGGTCTTCTGGATctggatattcttttttctttatttccttctgctgTTGCCCATCTTCCAGTTTTAAGAACTCTTCTTGTTGGCCTTCAATTGCTTTCTCTGCCATGTCCTTCAATTTGCTAATGACACAACACATTTAAACAATTTAGTATTTGTCTCAGTCTCTACTATATACAGCTTGCTATATagtacatgcatttttttaagtcatctctacacccaacatggggctcgaactcctgaccccaagatcaagagttgcatgctcctctgattgagccagccacaTACTCCCTgtacatgcatttaaaaaaaaaaaagatttacttatgggacacctgggtggctcagcagttgagcgtctgcctttggctcagggcatgatcccagagtcctgggattgagtcccacatcggtctccctacatggaacctgctcctccctctgcctgtctctgcctctctctgcatctcaaatgaatgaatgaatcttttttaaaaaataaataaaaattaaaaagatgtacttatttgagagagagagagggagggagagggggagagagagagagagaatatgccaggtgggggaggagcagaaggaaagaggaaatccCAAGCAAAACAcgaggcttaatcccaggacccgagatctgacctgagccgaaaccaagactgcgccacccaagcacccttgtACATgttttttaatagtgaaactgCTTCTGTACAGAACACAACTTATACTTACATCAGATTCACTGCATTTTCTATGTTATTGCACAGAATTTACATAATttcacactttttatttattttagaaattctgagtgtgcacatgtgtgcaagttggaggcagagggaaagggaaagaagcaaatttcctgctgagcacagagcctgaagcagggctcaacgcagggcttgatgcagggcctgatcccataAGCCCAAGATCATggcccgagatcatgacccgagccgaaaccagcagtcagatgctcaaccaagccACCGAGGTACCCCAATTTTACCCTTTTTAAATGGGGGAAACTAGCTCTTGGGAGTAAAAAAGATTTCTATCAGTTAGTGGGCTACTCTGTATCttaaaaggagacagaaaagaagagcACTCCTTAACTGTATTAAACACATGGGACCCTCCAAAAGGCCTCATTTTTACATACATTCACACCCAATCTCACATGTAATCATTTAAAAGAAGGCCTGGTGGTGCCCAGAGGAAAGCCATGTCAACAACGACCAGTATGCAGggctttttaaatgttaaattaggggtgtctgggtggctccattggttaaatgttaaatctgccttcggctcagggcatgatcctgggatgtggtctctctctcaagtagataaaatatttaagaaaataaaatattaaattagctGTTTACATGAATCATTGATGTTTAAGTTAACATGTTATTTTTGCTATTCACAACatcccctttctcctctcttccaaACCCATAAGGTGTACTGAAAGCATATGATTACATTTCAAACACTtactacttaaaaacaaactcaGGACTAGTTATTCTGTGCAGGCAGTGGACAGAGGTTTATATTCCAGAACCCTGAATCAGGTTAGCTTCAAGAAACCTTGAGATGGAATTAGAATGAACATGAGTGTACATGAGGTTTGCTGCCCACAGGCAAGCCTTCCAGCAAGGACTGATGAGAATGACATGTCACAAAGGTCACTGGAAGCACCCCTAGCAAAACAGGAGGAAGTACGCTTTCCAGGTTTACAAATTCCAAAGTTACAAAAGAAAGGGGCTAACCCTAGTGAATTCCAACAGAAATGGTCTGCCATGATCACTCAAGTGTTCCTGCTGAGATATGGGACCCTTATGGGGGGGTCTCCTTACGCATCTTAATGGTACAACTTAACAACACATGATGCATGGATACTAAAGACGGCTATACCAGCTATCTAGAAGACCAGTGTCCTCTCTGCTGGAGATGCTTGCCACATTTGTTTCGAAGGCAATGAGTCATTTCGGATTCACACTAAAGGAAAAGTCAGTTACTCTTTGAGTATTTGAAATACATCTAACCTGAAGGTACATTTTTGACTTTCAAAATCTGGGCCCTAGACAAGATAGAGTATAGAAAGAGTGGGTTGGTGCCAACCTTTGCTCCGtttccttttgttgcctttcttccttctctctttgttcACGAGCAAGGCGTCGTTTTTCTGCCAAAATTTTTGTTGCCTCCTCAGCATTCATAGTCCCTGGTGTGCTTTTATTACCAGACTCTAGTTGAAATTAACATGTAAAACAGTTAGCTTAGGGAACTTAACACCCTTAAGTCCAATAAAGAGGTACAAGACAACCAATGACATTAAAAACCCAAACAATATGCACATGgtctaaaatttataaacaacaaacaatcTATAAGTGATTACAGAACAGATTTGGTTCAAACCCCGAACCCCACTCCCAGTAACAGAAGAAacagtttgtctctttttaacaACTACTtgctccaaaataaaataatgtactcCTCCTTTGGTTTAGCCATTTTGAGAGATGTGATATTTTTCCTTATGGGAAAAAAGATTAAGACACACTGAATATAGAGGAAGACaaacacccaggcatcccctaaccagttactttttttttttcaaagattttatttatttattcatagagacacacacagagagagagagagagagaggcagagatacaggcagagggagaagcaggctccacgcagagagcccaatgcgggactcgatcctgggtctccaggatcacgccctgggctgcaggcagtgctaaaccgctgcgccaccggggctgcccccaaccaGTTACTTTTAACATCAGTTCCAAAAATGGATGTTCCAAAACAAGGGGGTAAGGGTAAGAAGCTCTGGCAAGAAAAAGTAAATAGTGTGCCAATGATTGGCTTAATTCTTTATCAAAAGAAGGCTCACTCCCTAAAGTTCTCAGAATTGGGGAATAAAATAAAGGCAACTATTCCCAAAGTACCTTAAGATTTTCTGGGTTGCCTAAATAAACTTAGTGAAAGAACTTACCTTCATAGACCATCTGCTTGTGGCTCACAGCCTCAGAGTTGTTAGAAGGTTTAGgcattccttctcttttctttccaagaGTACCTAATGCATTTTGCGCAAATAGGCTACGCTGAACAGGAATTATTttacaggaaagagaagaatgtgACAGTTTTGACATGACGGGTGAAGGTGATGGGGGGCGATTCTTTTGCAATTGCCTGCTGGGAAAAAGTAACCATTAATGGAGGAAATCTGATATGATGTTGTAATATATATGTGCTAATTAGTTTATAACATgccatttcataaaatatattgtcTTGATATTATGATATTTTATGATATGTTATTCCATCTTTAAAggcttttttctttatgttatgatgcattttctatatttatgtttgatgttatttcatttatgaaaCACTCGTGGAATTTATCATGGTAAAATACTTATCAGGAACAGCTGCAAATAAGGTACTTACTTTGCACTGATAGGAGAAGGTGGACGCCATGTACTTGCAGGAGAAGATGGCCATTTATAACATGGTATGTGTGATGATGGGCGCTTTTTGGCAGTAGGATTTGAGGCCTGTTTGTCCATTTCTGATTTCTGAACAGAGTAATTTGATCAGATTAAGAAATTAGCATTTACTTTACTGCAGCTGacttttttaagacaaaaataccCTGAATATAATACAATTATAGCTCCTTAAACtcctaattttccttttaagcaTAAGAATTAGGTACACAGATATGTTCTCCTAGACTACCAATTCAGATTACAAAATTCAAGATCACagaaataattatcttaaaaaatctttcacTTCAAATTCTACTTCTAAATCCTGATTAAAAGTTTTGCATTATTTCTCAAAAagcttttcttcacattttagaAACAGTTCATGTAAAAGTTACTCCCTTCTACTAAAAAATTAATCTACCTTCGAGGGGAAACTGGTACAATgaatatcagaattttaaatcGTTGAAGTTATcctattttactaattttattacaGAATGCTATAAATATGAACACGTTGCTTATGCTGTGAAACCTGACCTATCGTAACCTACACAAGTAAACATGCAGATTTTAACagaaaatttttcaataaaaggcATCTGACAAACCTTTGCAGAGTCTCTCACTTTCACCTTTGAAGATGTTTCTGGGCTCACCTCAGGGGATGCCTTGGGGGATGCTTCCGCACTCTCTTTGGGGAATACTTTCACACTAGCCTCAGGTGACGCTTCCACACTGGCCTCAGGTGACGCTTCCACACTGGCCTCAGGTGACGCTTCCACACTGGCCTCGGGGGACACTCCCACACTAGTCTTGGGAGATGCCTCCACACTTGCCTCAGATGATGCTTCCATGCTTACATCAGGGGATGCATCCATGCTCACCTCGGGAGATGAATCCACGCTCACCTCGGGGGACGGGTCCACGCTCACCTCAGGGGACACGTCCACGCTCACCGAAGGGGACGGGTCTACACTCACCGTGGGGGATGGGTCCACGCTCACCTCGGGGGACATGTCCACACTCACTTCAGGTGATGTTTCCATGCTCTCAAGGAGTGCTTCCACTTCTGTTTCACATGATGCTTCCATGCTCCCTTTAGGGGACCCTTCCATGTTCACCTTGGAGGTTGCTTCTATATTCACCTTGGGAGCGGGAGCTGCTTTCACATTCACCTCAGGGGCTGCTTCCACACTCACTGTGGCGGCCCCTTCCACGTTCACATTGGGGGCCACTTCTGCCTTTGCCTGGGGGGCAACTTCTGCCTTTGCCTCGGGGGCAGCTTCCACTTTTGGCTTGGGTGATGATTCTGCACTCACCTCACAGAGTGCTGCTTCTTTTTCCTGGGGAGGCACTACCTCGGAAGGCACTACTACTGATGACTTGTGAAGCACTACGTTACTCTTCAATTCGTCACTGCTCTGGCTACACAATGGCACGTTTATATTCTGGACTAAAGTACTGCGGGTGCCTGTGAGTGAATGAGAACAGAATGAAACTGCACACACTTAGAAACCTGACAAGACAGTATCACACCATGTGACAGTAta belongs to Canis lupus familiaris isolate Mischka breed German Shepherd chromosome X, alternate assembly UU_Cfam_GSD_1.0, whole genome shotgun sequence and includes:
- the MAP7D3 gene encoding MAP7 domain-containing protein 3 isoform X10; the protein is MEEKQRKLKEQKEKDEQRRISAEEKRKQKLQEERERFKAVLYRTLERSSRVDCHQKRWSWEGSTAVNSETKTVNKDSVSTEKLEQRASGLHKQMSLSSAGLQNSIAKKKTEKKRSSSLTRRSGKLQASAETDHVEEKPGARPPYTSLRESNLITRLLVPTKASIARSKSAASLSVPGKDTPGTRSTLVQNINVPLCSQSSDELKSNVVLHKSSVVVPSEVVPPQEKEAALCEVSAESSPKPKVEAAPEAKAEVAPQAKAEVAPNVNVEGAATVSVEAAPEVNVKAAPAPKVNIEATSKVNMEGSPKGSMEASCETEVEALLESMETSPEVSVDMSPEVSVDPSPTVSVDPSPSVSVDVSPEVSVDPSPEVSVDSSPEVSMDASPDVSMEASSEASVEASPKTSVGVSPEASVEASPEASVEASPEASVEASPEASVKVFPKESAEASPKASPEVSPETSSKVKVRDSAKKSEMDKQASNPTAKKRPSSHIPCYKWPSSPASTWRPPSPISANRQLQKNRPPSPSPVMSKLSHSSLSCKIIPVQRSLFAQNALGTLGKKREGMPKPSNNSEAVSHKQMVYEESGNKSTPGTMNAEEATKILAEKRRLAREQREKEERQQKETEQSKLKDMAEKAIEGQQEEFLKLEDGQQQKEIKKKEYPDPEDRKVLLQKGDAKIKAQEEADKRKKEQERIMLQNLQERLERKKRIEEIMKRTRKTDSNTSKAAETFVDNTYEEDEADDEDESESDDGSSDDPHPSAFINGMDSSTKLKTHFKNMKKNTPKLVFLDATSGQVHRETKTFFNDDMKTFRQKSAKDPLAQAKGTRSSTKRMTSRAAKTRKICKLRTAQKRIDHLLWISTSSPISPSLSASNLNLAKKMIIKKRENIRQTP
- the MAP7D3 gene encoding MAP7 domain-containing protein 3 isoform X5; the protein is MAERAGGSTSLRGLRERMVAAAHALAEERRNQSGLCSLPSQSSNIRSTFRPVIDGSVLKNDVKQRLAKERREEKKRQQEANKETQILEKERKTRIQYERQMEEKQRKLKEQKEKDEQRRISAEEKRKQKLQEERERFKAVLYRTLERSSRVDCHQKRWSWEGSTAVNSETKTGLQNSIAKKKTEKKRSSSLTRRSGKLQASAETDHVEEKPGARPPYTSLRESNLITRLLVPTKASIARSKSAASLSVPGKDTPGTRSTLVQNINVPLCSQSSDELKSNVVLHKSSVVVPSEVVPPQEKEAALCEVSAESSPKPKVEAAPEAKAEVAPQAKAEVAPNVNVEGAATVSVEAAPEVNVKAAPAPKVNIEATSKVNMEGSPKGSMEASCETEVEALLESMETSPEVSVDMSPEVSVDPSPTVSVDPSPSVSVDVSPEVSVDPSPEVSVDSSPEVSMDASPDVSMEASSEASVEASPKTSVGVSPEASVEASPEASVEASPEASVEASPEASVKVFPKESAEASPKASPEVSPETSSKVKVRDSAKKSEMDKQASNPTAKKRPSSHIPCYKWPSSPASTWRPPSPISANRQLQKNRPPSPSPVMSKLSHSSLSCKIIPVQRSLFAQNALGTLGKKREGMPKPSNNSEAVSHKQMVYEESGNKSTPGTMNAEEATKILAEKRRLAREQREKEERQQKETEQSKLKDMAEKAIEGQQEEFLKLEDGQQQKEIKKKEYPDPEDRKVLLQKGDAKIKAQEEADKRKKEQERIMLQNLQERLERKKRIEEIMKRTRKTDSNTSKAAETFVDNTYEEDEADDEDESESDDGSSDDPHPSAFINGMDSSTKLKTHFKNMKKNTPKLVFLDATSGQVHRETKTFFNDDMKTFRQKSAKDPLAQAKGTRSSTKRMTSRAAKTRKICKLRTAQKRIDHLLWISTSSPISPSLSASNLNLAKKMIIKKRENIRQTP